The following proteins come from a genomic window of Novosphingobium sp. P6W:
- a CDS encoding cytochrome b/b6 domain-containing protein: MPTRLFHWLLVLLFAFSWWSAENREMQWHYLSGLTLFGLLGFRIVWGFIGASTARLTALFASPARIVGYVRGRDISRPGHNPIGGYSVIAMLLALCVQVGTGLFATDVDGLESGPLSFLVTFQQGRGAAQIHEVSFNILLALIALHILAVAFYLVVRKRNLIMPMLTGRDPKLGAESGEMKRASPAAFVIAAALATLLAWSASKGFGL, translated from the coding sequence TTGCCCACTCGCCTGTTTCACTGGCTGCTCGTGCTGCTTTTTGCGTTCTCGTGGTGGAGCGCCGAAAACCGTGAGATGCAGTGGCACTACCTGTCCGGCCTCACCCTGTTTGGCCTGCTAGGATTTCGCATCGTCTGGGGGTTCATCGGCGCAAGCACGGCCAGGCTCACAGCGCTATTCGCCTCACCGGCCCGAATTGTCGGCTACGTGCGCGGCCGCGACATCTCCCGACCGGGCCACAACCCGATCGGCGGCTACAGCGTCATCGCCATGTTGCTCGCATTGTGCGTTCAGGTCGGCACCGGGCTTTTCGCAACCGACGTGGACGGGCTGGAATCCGGCCCGCTCTCCTTCCTCGTCACTTTCCAGCAGGGACGCGGGGCGGCGCAGATTCATGAGGTCAGCTTCAATATCCTGCTCGCGCTGATTGCGCTGCATATTCTGGCTGTCGCCTTCTATCTCGTGGTGCGCAAGCGCAACCTGATCATGCCGATGCTGACCGGCCGGGACCCGAAGCTCGGCGCAGAATCGGGTGAGATGAAGCGTGCCTCCCCGGCTGCGTTTGTGATCGCCGCCGCGCTTGCTACCTTGCTGGCCTGGTCGGCCAGCAAGGGTTTCGGTTTGTGA
- a CDS encoding high-potential iron-sulfur protein — MTLSRRELVGRALGIAAVAAAGMPGARASAQDASAVCYDPATLPFTQKSRRRALGYLDMSKDPARRCGLCAFFTAGGPGCGTCQMLSGGPVNAAGVCNSFAAKAAK, encoded by the coding sequence GTGACGCTGTCGCGCAGAGAACTCGTCGGCCGGGCACTGGGGATCGCCGCGGTCGCAGCCGCAGGAATGCCTGGCGCCCGTGCATCGGCGCAAGACGCATCCGCCGTCTGCTATGACCCCGCCACGCTGCCCTTTACGCAGAAAAGCCGCCGCCGCGCGCTGGGCTATCTCGACATGTCGAAAGACCCCGCGCGGCGCTGCGGCCTATGCGCCTTCTTCACCGCAGGAGGCCCGGGATGCGGGACCTGCCAAATGCTGTCTGGCGGGCCAGTCAATGCCGCCGGGGTATGCAACTCGTTCGCCGCCAAGGCCGCAAAGTGA
- a CDS encoding VOC family protein, with protein MKSAIQLFASVAVLSMPATASAGEAAAGSTRLVGTVLNSVAVDKQLAFYETAFGLKVGMTLDHGTRREYMLRFSQDATEAGLIIVHDSAADPKARLSHGDAFARIILRVDDMDALLTRLDGAGIAHQPVQEAATGHRILLLDDPEGYSLEVIQSGSPKPKSAK; from the coding sequence GTGAAGTCTGCGATCCAGCTCTTCGCATCGGTCGCCGTCCTGTCCATGCCGGCAACCGCCAGCGCCGGTGAGGCGGCAGCGGGTTCGACCAGACTGGTCGGCACAGTGCTGAATTCGGTGGCAGTCGACAAGCAATTGGCGTTCTATGAAACCGCCTTCGGGCTCAAGGTCGGCATGACGCTCGATCACGGCACCCGCCGGGAATACATGCTGCGCTTCTCGCAGGATGCCACCGAGGCCGGACTTATCATCGTTCACGATTCCGCCGCGGATCCCAAAGCTCGCCTTTCCCACGGTGACGCATTCGCGCGCATCATCCTGCGCGTAGACGACATGGATGCACTCCTGACCCGCCTCGACGGCGCCGGCATAGCACACCAGCCCGTACAGGAGGCTGCAACAGGCCACCGCATCCTGCTGCTCGACGATCCGGAAGGCTACTCGCTCGAGGTGATCCAAAGCGGCAGCCCAAAACCGAAGTCCGCCAAGTGA
- a CDS encoding DUF1552 domain-containing protein, producing MAFGLSRRTALKGMFNGAAITVGVPLLDIFLDGNGEAMAATGAPVPVRFGTWFWGLGVNPTRWFPDNAGPGYDLKPELEIIRDHAHKINILGNFNVMLDGAPNLPHTSGGPAIRTGRALTAEGGLPGESFDVTIGDKIGTRTRFRSLETSASGDPRNSLSGRGGGNLNPSEGSAAGLYQRLFGVGFKDPNSATFTPDPEVMARRSVLSAVTEQRQALSGAVGAADKQKLDQYFTSVRQLENQLEVELTKPEPLQACMVPKPVQDRAVNAEIENVVTNHALMTDLLVMALACDQTRVFNMMFNNGASSLTRIGSTITHHQLTHEEALDNRLGYQPEATYFLNRIFEAWVYFVSALDKVQEGPRTLLDNTLVFAHSETEFAKFHTIDNIPMMTAGSAGGRLKTGIYVDGMGTPVSRVGLTLQQVMGVSVDKWGAGGMETSKSIGEIAA from the coding sequence CGGCAATGGCGAGGCGATGGCGGCGACCGGCGCTCCTGTGCCGGTGCGTTTCGGCACCTGGTTCTGGGGGCTTGGCGTCAACCCGACCCGCTGGTTCCCTGACAATGCAGGCCCGGGTTACGACCTGAAGCCCGAGCTTGAGATCATCAGGGACCATGCGCACAAGATCAACATTCTCGGCAATTTCAACGTCATGCTGGACGGCGCGCCGAACCTTCCCCACACGTCTGGCGGGCCCGCGATCCGCACCGGCCGGGCACTGACGGCCGAAGGCGGATTGCCGGGAGAGAGCTTCGACGTCACCATCGGCGACAAGATCGGAACGCGGACCCGGTTTCGCAGCCTCGAGACGTCCGCATCCGGCGATCCGCGCAACTCGCTGAGCGGACGCGGCGGCGGTAATCTCAACCCTTCGGAAGGCTCCGCCGCCGGCCTCTACCAACGCCTCTTCGGCGTTGGGTTCAAGGATCCCAACAGCGCCACCTTCACGCCCGACCCTGAAGTCATGGCCCGCCGCAGCGTGCTCTCGGCAGTCACGGAGCAGCGGCAAGCCCTTTCCGGCGCGGTCGGAGCGGCCGACAAACAAAAACTAGATCAGTACTTCACCTCGGTTCGCCAGCTGGAGAACCAGCTTGAGGTGGAACTGACCAAGCCTGAGCCCCTTCAGGCGTGCATGGTGCCCAAGCCCGTGCAGGACCGCGCAGTGAACGCCGAAATCGAGAACGTCGTCACCAATCATGCTTTGATGACCGACCTGCTTGTGATGGCGCTGGCCTGCGACCAGACGCGGGTGTTCAACATGATGTTCAACAACGGTGCCTCGTCCCTCACCCGGATCGGCAGCACGATCACGCACCATCAGCTGACGCATGAGGAAGCTCTCGACAACCGGCTGGGTTACCAGCCTGAGGCGACCTACTTCCTCAATCGTATCTTCGAGGCTTGGGTATATTTCGTCAGCGCTCTCGACAAGGTCCAGGAAGGCCCGCGCACGCTGCTCGACAACACGCTGGTGTTCGCCCACTCGGAAACCGAGTTCGCCAAATTCCACACCATCGACAACATTCCGATGATGACGGCGGGCAGCGCCGGCGGGCGCCTGAAGACCGGCATATACGTCGACGGCATGGGAACGCCGGTGAGCCGGGTAGGCCTTACGCTCCAGCAGGTCATGGGCGTCTCGGTCGACAAGTGGGGCGCTGGCGGCATGGAGACCAGCAAGTCCATCGGGGAGATCGCCGCGTGA